Proteins encoded by one window of Desulfobaculum bizertense DSM 18034:
- a CDS encoding 4Fe-4S dicluster domain-containing protein: MLTLTPTALKNLFSKKATRLYPFEVRGNFDMYRGTLNNDIDSCIFCGMCARKCPSQCITVDRKKGTWELDPFACILCGVCVDNCPPSSLSMDKEHRKPLSERGTLLLTGTPPKPKKKAAPSGETAPKAEKKAAPKAKKSAPKAPKSTKE; encoded by the coding sequence ATGCTCACTTTGACACCAACCGCTCTCAAGAATCTTTTTTCGAAGAAAGCGACGCGTTTGTACCCTTTTGAGGTACGTGGCAACTTTGATATGTATCGTGGAACTCTGAATAACGACATTGATTCGTGCATCTTTTGCGGGATGTGCGCCAGGAAATGTCCGTCGCAGTGCATCACAGTTGATCGTAAGAAAGGTACATGGGAACTTGATCCTTTTGCCTGTATTCTCTGTGGTGTGTGTGTGGACAATTGTCCACCCAGCAGTTTGAGTATGGACAAGGAGCACCGCAAGCCTTTGAGTGAACGGGGAACCTTGCTGTTGACCGGTACGCCGCCTAAGCCCAAGAAGAAAGCTGCTCCCTCTGGGGAAACAGCTCCCAAGGCTGAAAAAAAGGCTGCGCCCAAGGCTAAGAAATCTGCACCAAAAGCACCCAAGAGCACGAAGGAGTAA
- a CDS encoding nickel-dependent hydrogenase large subunit, producing the protein MAKTIIPFGPQHPVLPEPIHLKLVVEDEIVQEAIPALGFVHRGLEKLTEIKDIHQMVYVVERVCGICSCIHAMNYCHCIEDMMDIEVPDRAQHLRMIWSELHRMHSHLLWLGLFADAFGFEALFQQIWKLREKVMDINEATAGNRVIVSVNIIGGVRRDLSPEQIRWILQQIDEIDQPLHDLRDAMLNDYTVKKRTCGIGMLPPDVAIETGACGPTLRGSGIAQDCRQLEYECFDRIDFEPVTHPQCDSWARCAVRFDEVLQSIDIIRQSISRLPAGDLATPFKGYPEGEIIRRTEQPRGELMYYVKGSGKKYLDRVRIRTPTFANIPPLLHMLGGIELADVPVVVLSIDPCISCTER; encoded by the coding sequence CCGGAGCCTATTCATCTGAAGCTGGTGGTCGAGGACGAGATTGTACAGGAAGCTATTCCGGCTTTGGGCTTTGTGCACAGAGGCTTGGAAAAGTTGACAGAAATTAAGGACATTCACCAGATGGTGTATGTCGTCGAACGTGTGTGCGGCATCTGTTCCTGCATTCATGCCATGAACTACTGCCACTGCATCGAAGACATGATGGACATTGAAGTCCCAGACCGTGCGCAGCATTTGCGCATGATTTGGTCCGAGCTGCACCGCATGCACAGCCACCTTTTGTGGCTGGGGCTTTTTGCCGATGCCTTTGGCTTTGAAGCGTTGTTCCAGCAGATCTGGAAGCTGCGCGAGAAGGTCATGGACATTAACGAAGCGACCGCAGGTAACCGCGTTATCGTGTCGGTCAACATTATCGGCGGCGTGCGTCGCGATTTGAGTCCAGAGCAGATTCGCTGGATTCTCCAGCAGATTGATGAAATCGATCAGCCGCTCCACGACCTGCGTGACGCTATGCTCAATGACTACACGGTGAAAAAAAGGACCTGTGGCATTGGCATGTTGCCGCCAGATGTCGCTATAGAAACAGGAGCCTGTGGCCCAACACTTCGCGGTTCTGGCATTGCTCAGGACTGCCGCCAGCTCGAATATGAGTGCTTTGACCGCATTGATTTTGAGCCTGTGACGCACCCTCAGTGCGATTCCTGGGCACGCTGTGCTGTCCGTTTCGACGAAGTGCTCCAGTCCATCGACATCATTCGTCAGTCCATATCCCGTCTGCCCGCAGGCGATTTGGCGACTCCGTTCAAAGGCTATCCCGAAGGTGAAATTATTCGCCGGACAGAGCAGCCGCGCGGTGAGCTGATGTATTACGTCAAGGGCAGTGGGAAAAAGTATCTCGACCGGGTTCGTATTCGTACCCCCACGTTTGCCAATATCCCGCCACTTTTGCACATGCTTGGTGGAATTGAGCTTGCGGACGTGCCTGTCGTGGTCTTGTCCATCGACCCGTGCATCTCGTGCACGGAACGTTAG